The DNA region GATAGGTGTTATGTGTGGAGCAGATTTTATTATATCGGGATTATCTTCAGCTTCTTGGGCAATTTTTATCATGACCTCTATAAAATTATCCAATACTTCTTTCCCTTCTGATTCAGGTGGTTCAATCATGATTGTTTCTTCGGCATATGGTTCAAAGTGAGGAAAATAGATAGTTGGTGGATGGAAACCATAATCCATTAGTCTTTTCGCAATATGTAAAGTCTTGATACCATATTTTTTATATTCCCGCCCGGTTAAAGTGCACTCATGCCCACAATATCTATCATAAGCTGGTTTGTAATATTTTTTAAGTTTTGTTAAAACATAGTTTGCATTGATAATACTCGCTTTGGAACATTGGAATAAATCTTCTGATCCCAGAGAAAGTATCCAGGCAAAGGATTTTACTAAAACTGAAAAATTACCCCAAAAACTGCGAATCATACCTATGCTTTTTTCACCAACATCATTAAAATAATATTTTCCTGATTCATCATTCAAAGCTATTAGGGGAGTTGGTAAATAAGGAATTAGTTTGTTCTTTACTCCAATTACACCGGCACCTGGTCCCCCACCTCCATGAGGAGTGGAAAATGTCTTATGCAGATTAAGGTGTACTACATCAAATCCTGCATCTCCTGGACGAATAATACCCAGAGAAGCATTAAGATTGGCTCCATCATAATAAAGCAAACCACCTTTACTGTGAATAATCTTTTCAATATCTTCGATACCTTCATCGTATAATCCAACTGTATTGGGATTAGTCAACATTAATCCTACAGTTTGTTCATCCATGGCTTTAGACAAGGACTCTAAATCAACTGTTCCGTTTTCATTTGATTTGATTTCCACAACTTCAAATCCACCCATAGCCGCAGAAGCAGGATTAGTGCCGTGAGCTGAGTCCGGAATTAACATTTTATTTCTCTTTTCTCCCAGATCAAGAAAATATTTTCTCATTATTAATATTCCAGTTAGTTCACCATGAGCGCCAGAAGCTGGAGCCATAGTATATTGATCCATTCCTGTTATTTCGCATAACAATTCATTAAGTCTATAAATTATTTCCAAGCTACCTTGAATCAAATCTGGGGAGGAGAGTGGATGAGCATAAATAAAGTTATTTAGATTGGACATCTTTTCATTAATTCGCGGATTATATTTCATAGTACAGGAACCCAGAGGATATAATCCATCATCTACTCCATAGTTATATTTTGAAAGCTGTGTAAAATGTCTGATAACATCTACTTCAGAAACTTCTGTTAATTGTTTTTTTTCTTTCTCAAGATATTCTGCATATATATGTTTTTCTAACTTAACGTCATCGAATAAATCTTTAGTTAGAGAAAAACCATTTCTACCTGGAACACTTTTTTCAAAAATTAGTTTCATTTTGAACCTCCTTATCGAGATAAAAGATCAGTAATTTTATTCAATTCATCCCTGGAAAATATTTCTGTCACAGCAAAAAGTAGGCTCTGCTTAAATTTTTCTTCAGGATAAAATTGCCAAATTGAAAGCGGTGGTATGAAGTTCTTTTCGATCAATCTTTTTTGTAAGCTTTCAATATCTCCTTGATAATTAATTAAAAATTCATTGTAATAAGTATAAGCAAAGGGATTGGTAAATTTTCCAGATTTTAGTAATTGTTGCTCTAAATAATGTGACTTTTTAAAATTGATTAGTGAATATTGATATAAACCTTCTGTACCTAAAAGTGAAAGATATATATCGGTAGCAATTACATTTAGATTGTGGTTTGTACACATATTAGAAGTTGCTTTTTCTCTCCTGATATCCTGTTCGCGTGCTCTAAAAGTCATAACAAAACACCTTTTACCATCTTTATCTTTTGTTTCCCCTACAATTCTTCCAGGTAACTGTCTGATAAATTCTTTTTTTGTAGCTAAAAAGGCATTATATGGACCACCAAAATTCAAATCCAAGCCAAAAGATTGAGTACTACCAGCAACAATATCCACATTCATATTTCCAGGAGATTTCAAAATACCTAATGACATGGCTTCCGCTATGACCTGAATAAGCAGGCCTTTGTTCTGATGGATCATTTCCGTAATTTCCTGAATATGTTCAATTCCACCCAAGAAGTTAGGACTTTGAATTATTATTGCAGCTGTACTATCATCTAAAAAATGTTTAATCATATCAATTTCAGTCCTACCATTTTGAGATGGTAATTCTACAATTTGAATATTATGTGGTTCCAGATAGGTTCTTACTACTTCCCGATAGTGAGGGTGAAGCAATGATGATACTAATATTTTATTTTTATGTGTTAGTCTTATGGACATTAATGCTGCTTCAGCAGTGGCAGAAGCTCCGTCAAAAATTGAAGGAACAACTACTTCCATTTTAGTTAAGCGAGAAATGTGACTCTGGAATTCAAATATGGCCTGCAAGGTTCCCTGACTCAACTCAGGCTGATAAGGAGTATAACAGGTCCAGAATTCTTCCCTCTGCAAAAGAGCCTTTTCTGCTTCTGGAATAAAATGACGGTAAGCACCTGCTCCCAAGAGTGGTTTCATTTTATAAAAATCAGCATTTTTTTGCGCAATGCGAGCGATTTTTTCTTCAAGTTCATTTTCAGCAAGGGCAGGGGGAAGATTTAATTTTCTTTTTAATCTCACTTTTTCAGGTATACTGGTAATTAATTCTTCAAAAGAAGATACGCCAATTTCTTTCAACATTTCCCTTTGTTGTTCTTCAGTTGAGGGAATATATCTCATTTAAATTCACCTCTTTAATATTTTTTTATTCTTTTCGATATTCGCTATAATCAGAAGCACTCATGAGTTCCTTTGTTTCGTCGGGTTTACTCATCTTTATCTTAGCAAACCAACCTTCCCCAAAAGGATCCTTATTAATCTGGGATGGCTCATCAATTATAGTTTGATTTACTTCAATGACCTCGCCACTTATTGGTGAGTAAACTTCTGAAACTGCCTTAACCGATTCTACAGTAGTGATTACATCTCCTTTGTTAAGCTGTTTCCCTTTTTCTATTTCTTCCACAAAAACTATATCGCCTAATTGGTCCTGTGCATAATCAGTAATACCTATTGTTCCAACATCATTTTCTACTTTAATCCATTCGTCGCTTTTGCTGTAGTATAATCCTTCCAGAACTTTAATAGACATTTATTTTACCTCCAATATTTTTATTTTTATTTAAAATAATCCAACAGTATTACCTTCTTTATCAATATCAACCTTAGTTGCAGCGGGAATTGACGGTAAACCTGGCATAGTCATCATTGTGCCTAACAATGGGTATAAGAAGCCAGCTCCTACTGAAGCTCTTATATCTCTGATTGGTATTTTATAATTTCTAGGTCTACCTTTGATTGATGGGTCATGAGAAAGAGAAAGGTGTGTTTTAGCCATACAGATAGGTAGATTACCAAAGCCCACAGATTCAAATAGTTTAATATTCTTTTCTGCTTGATCCAGATAAGTTACTCCTTCAGCACCATATATTTTCGTGGCAATAATCTCAATCTTCTCCTTAATAGTTGCTTCTAAAGGATAAAGGTGATGAAAACCATTTTCTTTTTCTGTGGCCTCTACCACTGCCT from Atribacterota bacterium includes:
- the gcvPB gene encoding aminomethyl-transferring glycine dehydrogenase subunit GcvPB translates to MKLIFEKSVPGRNGFSLTKDLFDDVKLEKHIYAEYLEKEKKQLTEVSEVDVIRHFTQLSKYNYGVDDGLYPLGSCTMKYNPRINEKMSNLNNFIYAHPLSSPDLIQGSLEIIYRLNELLCEITGMDQYTMAPASGAHGELTGILIMRKYFLDLGEKRNKMLIPDSAHGTNPASAAMGGFEVVEIKSNENGTVDLESLSKAMDEQTVGLMLTNPNTVGLYDEGIEDIEKIIHSKGGLLYYDGANLNASLGIIRPGDAGFDVVHLNLHKTFSTPHGGGGPGAGVIGVKNKLIPYLPTPLIALNDESGKYYFNDVGEKSIGMIRSFWGNFSVLVKSFAWILSLGSEDLFQCSKASIINANYVLTKLKKYYKPAYDRYCGHECTLTGREYKKYGIKTLHIAKRLMDYGFHPPTIYFPHFEPYAEETIMIEPPESEGKEVLDNFIEVMIKIAQEAEDNPDIIKSAPHITPINQTDDALAVKRPILTFDDELKLKSELNYKEKDINF
- the gcvPA gene encoding aminomethyl-transferring glycine dehydrogenase subunit GcvPA — encoded protein: MRYIPSTEEQQREMLKEIGVSSFEELITSIPEKVRLKRKLNLPPALAENELEEKIARIAQKNADFYKMKPLLGAGAYRHFIPEAEKALLQREEFWTCYTPYQPELSQGTLQAIFEFQSHISRLTKMEVVVPSIFDGASATAEAALMSIRLTHKNKILVSSLLHPHYREVVRTYLEPHNIQIVELPSQNGRTEIDMIKHFLDDSTAAIIIQSPNFLGGIEHIQEITEMIHQNKGLLIQVIAEAMSLGILKSPGNMNVDIVAGSTQSFGLDLNFGGPYNAFLATKKEFIRQLPGRIVGETKDKDGKRCFVMTFRAREQDIRREKATSNMCTNHNLNVIATDIYLSLLGTEGLYQYSLINFKKSHYLEQQLLKSGKFTNPFAYTYYNEFLINYQGDIESLQKRLIEKNFIPPLSIWQFYPEEKFKQSLLFAVTEIFSRDELNKITDLLSR
- the gcvH gene encoding glycine cleavage system protein GcvH, with amino-acid sequence MSIKVLEGLYYSKSDEWIKVENDVGTIGITDYAQDQLGDIVFVEEIEKGKQLNKGDVITTVESVKAVSEVYSPISGEVIEVNQTIIDEPSQINKDPFGEGWFAKIKMSKPDETKELMSASDYSEYRKE